The following nucleotide sequence is from Callithrix jacchus isolate 240 chromosome 12, calJac240_pri, whole genome shotgun sequence.
CGCGTGGAGTCATAAACTATGGCTGAACACTAGGACGGAGGGCCTTCCATTAGGGTCCGAAACCTGAAGCTTAACAACCTTTAGAAGAGGGTAGGGAGGATGGAAGATCAAAGTCCACAAAAATATGATGATACACCACTTAAGGAACCTGGGTCCTAGACCTGGACTGGGGGGAGTGGTCCAAAGCACGAAGAAACCACATAGACCAACCTGGCTCCTCTGGGGCTAAGGAGCCAGGGCAGTTAAACCTCTGCAAAAAGACACAACGGAAAGCTGTAAAGAGTGCCTAAGATGACTAGTTGTGAGGACAGCCCATAGGGGAGGGTACCCACTGAGGGATGCTCTCGGAAGGCTGCCTCAGATGGAGACCTTGGGGAGGAGGGGCAGTGGGGTCCCTGAGAGTGCTCGGGAAAGGGTGTCGGCGGAGGCCAGGTGTAGGCCTCGGAACTAGGGGTGCGACACGACCCTGGGCCCACCAGGCCGCGGCGCCCCGCCCTTTCCCGGGATGCTGGGCCGGCCCGGGGCAGGGAGCGGGCGGGCGAGCGGACGCTTACAGGTCGGTGCCGAGCCGCGTGAAGCCGGAGTTGAGCGAGGCCCGAGCTATCCGGCGCCAGAGCAGGTCGCAGCTGGTGAAGCGCCGCAGCCAGCGGCACACCTGGGCCAGGCGGCCGAGGGCCCGCATGTCCAGGTAGGAGCAGATGAGCAGCAGCAGCTCCTCCGGCAGGCGCCAGAGCGCAGGCCCCGCGGCCGGGCGGGCAGCGGACTCCCGagcagcttcctcctcctcctcttcctcctcctccccggcAGCCGCCGCCATGGCCGCCCCAGTCCCCGCGATGTCGGCCCAAGCCTGGCCCCCTCGTCCCTGTGCTCTTCCCGGCCTGGCGCCCTCCCGCCGCCTAGCCCTGACCCTCCATTCCTCTTTCTTCCCATACTCTTTTCCTTGCGCCTCCTTCCCGGTCCCTGCGCTCTCCTTATCTCCCCTGATGCCTCTCGCCCCTTCCTCCACGCTTCCGcctccctctgcttcctccctcGGGCCTGCCCTAGCTCCCGCCTCAGCCCTTGGCCCCGCTGCCTCCTTCGCCGTCTGCGGCCCGGGCTTCCCTTCTGCCCCGCTTCCTCTTCCGCCTTGCCCTGCGCTcgcttttcccttccccttccctttccttcgcTTCCCCCTCGCGACCCTCCCTTCCTGCAGCTTCCTCGCCTCTCCGCCCTCGCCCTCGCCTGCCCCGCCGTTCCCGGGGGGCCCCGAGCGGCCCTGGCTGCCCATGAGCGGCCGCGGGGCCGGCCCGACGCGGAGCCCAACCCGAGCCGCCACCGCCGCTGCCCCAGGAGGAGGCGACACCATGTCGGACCGGGTCACATGGGGCGGCGCGGGCCGAGCCCTGGACCCGCCCCTCACACCTGCGGCCTTGGATCCACTTCAGGGAGCGGGCTGGGGCCGGGGCGCTGACACCATACCCGCATCCCCGGGAGCGCTTGGTGGAAACACCAGAGTTGGTGCTGCAAACACGTGTGCCCCGTTTCGAGGCCCTGCCTAAGGCCACCAGAGGACCGGCTGCCCTCAGGAAGCGGCCAGTTGGAGCACCGGCCCTCAAGAAGCCCCTAGTTGGGTGGCCTTCCCCGTCTAGGAGCCCTCCTTTTCCTCGAGTGATGCCCCCTTACCACGGGCCACCTATGGGGGTCCAGCGACACTGCAGCCCTAAAAGTTGGCAGGTTCCATAGCTTAGGTTCTCACAGGCCGTGAAGCATAGTCCTGGCATGAGTGAGCTTGGGGATTAGACATATTTGGGGATTTGCAGTCTTCTAGATCCTGAGCCCATAACTTCAAAAACAGTCATGTATCAGGAAATGGCAAAGCTAGGGCTTCTTATCAGTCACCACCCAAGTGCAAGTTGACTCTCCAAGGACTCAGCATCCGTTCTCCATACCACCCATTTGATTCACATGGCACTAATCTGAAGGGTCCAGCAGTGTCCTCCCTCATCACATGTGGCtgctgagcatttgaaatgtggctaatacAAATTGAAATGAGCTATAAGTGAGAAATACACACCAGATTTTGAAGCCATAcaagaaaaagaatgcaaaatatctctaataattttatattgattacctGTTGAAGTATTAATATTTTGGATATGCTGTATTGAGctaaatacaatatattttaatgtaactactagaaaattttaaattatacatatgaCTTGCATTTGCGTCTCAGGTTATTTTTCTATTAGCACTGGGCTAGGCAGTAAAActtggaggaggggaggaagatggCTATTTCTGTCTGTTTGTCCTATACTCCAAATTCAGATAGGAAGGATTGGGGAGTTTTCTTTTGTACTTACCTACATCTTAAGACCCATTTTCAGGGAGCagggaagaataaaaatagacCCTGAAAATTATTCAACACCTAGCATAGCCAGAGAGACTTAGGGAAGCAACTACATTGTATTACAGTGGTGCGAGAAGCATCATGTAACAAGGTCAGACCAGAATCTGGCTTTGCCCTAGAATTACTTTTTGATCctagcaaaacaacaacaaaagccccaCCTATCTTGGCCTTTTAGTGTTCTCAGTCTGTAGTGGAGATAATGCCTCTGCCTTACTTTCGAGGGATAAATGAATGATCCCTGTAAAATGCTTTGAACTCCTCTAAGAAAATTCTTAATAATAGTTACAGGTCAAATCCTGTTACAAAAAATGCCATCCCTCCCCCCACAAATGCCACAAAGACTTTGTGTAGAAAACGATTTCCAAACTCAAGGCAGTGGTTtattaaaagcaatatttgaTAGATTTCAATGAAGCCAAAGACTTTAGGCCATCTTTTAGAGATCATTATAAAGAAATTTACTTATTCACAGGTATTGTGGTTAGAAGACTATTAAGGTAGGAATACTGCACATTTAGGTGATGTCAtgaattcaacatttattgattttgctACATTTGTGTCCTGTGAGCTACTCaggaaggaagacagaggaaTATAGCAGGAATATGGCTCCTGCATTTTGTGTTTAGATTTGTGTTAGAGATGTTTGTAATTTCTTactgtttgtgtattttttagctCGTTCACAATACGTAGTAAAGCTGAGTAGTTGATCTATATTCTATCTCATTTTAGTGGAGACACTAAAACTTCTTTAAGCCAACATAAGTCAGGATTAAAATCCATAATTTCAcaagtataatttattttctttaatggaGAAATTAAAGCATAATTTGAAAACATCAAATCATCCTCTTTCACATCCAAACTAGAGATCAGATAAACTCTTAGCCTAGAATTTGCAATGTAATGATTTCCAAAAAAGTCAACATACTAtgcaggaaaaaaagcaaaaccaaaatggAAAATTGGCACATATTCTCTTATTTGGTGGTGATGTGTATCCCTAAATTACCAAATgtgataaagaaacaaacaaacaaaaaaaactttagcCTTAGCTCAGAGAAGCAGCTAGAAGTTTTCATCAACTCTTCCTTCCCTTACCCCCAACAGAAAAATCCAATTTGGGATGTaaaccaaacttttaaaaattgcatcataaacttcacttttaaaattcttttttgggatggagtgtCAGAAAAGCAGCTGGAAAGATGAGTTTGTAATGAAAGTAAATGCATGTCTTCATAGAGGATCTGAATAGCATTTTtctatcaaagaaaataaatatattaatactcAGAAAAGAGGAAGGTAGACTTTAGTGGACTTAAGAACATCTTTAAAAGTCATCAACTCTGTTAAGTTCAGATTCAGGAATCATCAAAAAATAAGGTAGGGAGGTGAAATCTACCTTTGTTTTCATaaagctttttattaaaaaaaaattgacagattAACAAACTGAAAACATTGGACAGAATAttgactggatgtggtggctcatgcctgtaattgcagcactttgggaggccaagatgggcagatcacctgaggtcaggagtttgagtcccagctactcagaaggctgaggctggagaattatttaaacccaggaagcagaggttgcactgagctgagattgtgctactgcacttcagcctgagtgacagagtgagactctgtctcaaaaaaaaaaaaaaaacacttaagacaatataaatttcataattttgtgGGTATTTCAAAACACTAACATTAATttacctctctttttttttctgagacagcgtctcaatctgtcacccaggctggagtgcagtagcatgatcttggctcactgcagcctcgacctcctgggcttaagtgatcctcccacttcaaccccagagtagctgggactataggtgcctggctaatttttttgttttgttgatgagGTCTCACCAGGTTACCCAGACTAATAGTTTACTTTTAAAGAGGATTTTAAAGCACAAAGTTATTTATGTTAGTGTGTACATATAAGTGACATGCATAATGGTGATTATTGCGGTTATAGGTAGCCCAtagtatatgtttaggattgtaaGAAGACTAGAATTTTGTGTTCTGGCCATTCTTATAAACAGATGACAGAATCACCTATTCACACATTTATTACCCTGGAGCTGGTAAATTTAACAGGAAAAGTATTCTGAGATGAATGAGCGATAAAGAGATTATTTTGTGAATGACAGATTTCAATATCATACATGGGCCCAGATGTTCACCATTACTCCTCTGTAATAGCAGTGGCTTACATTTAATATAAACACTATATGCCAGCTACTATTATTATAAGGGctttccagccaggcacagtggctcacacctgtaatcctggcactttgaaaggctgaggtgggaggattgtttgagcccaggagtttgagaccagcctgggcaatacagggagatcctgtctctacaaaagaatttttaaaaattagctgagcctggtgacacacatctgtggttccagctacttgggaggctgaagtgagaggatcagttgagcctgggaggtcaaggctgcagtgagctatgatcatatcaaggcactccagactgggcaacagaacaagaccctgtctcaaaaaaaaaaaagttaatcatgTAGACTTTCAAACTCTTAATGCTTTtcataatctttttttcaaaactttaaagGGGTTATTAGGAACTAAGTatgttgcaaaaaaaatttaactaaaatttgGTGATTTATATTGCTTTagcttcattttcttcagtttcttcattttgcttcATCTTCATGTATGTACAGTATGTGTGAgccttttttgtaaatttatctCTCTGTTTATAGATGCAAAGGGAAGGTTTGTGGAATAATGTTAATAATGGTTATTTTTAGGTGATAGGATTTTGGGGTTTTACTTAGTACTTTTCTGTATTACTAATTTGTTTATAAGCAGCATGTACACCTTTacaaaataaagtcttttttaaaaatagagttgtAATGAGTCTCTACACCATGCAAAAAGGAGTTTGGAGATATGAAGCCAACATCATTGCCAGAGTTTTACTACTCAACTTTCCTCAAACCTTATttaaataaggctgggtgtggtgactcatgtctataatcccagcactttgggaggctgaggcaggaagactgcttgagcccaggagttcaagacgagtgTGGGCAagaagacccccatctctaaaaaaaatgtaaatgaattagaTGAGGttgtgtatacctgtagtcccagctactgggactACAGTAAAGTCCCAgtgaagctgaagctggaggatcactaGAACCTAAAAAcgtgaggctgcagcaagccatgttcatgtcactgcactccaaactgggcaacagaatcagaccttatctcaaaaaatactaaaactttaaaaattaaaataaaatgtgtttcatgtaatagtaaaataaataacaagttaGAGtcttagaaaggaaaagaaacaagaagccTCACAGTGAATGCTATATTTGTAAACATTCAAGCTTCTCACAAATAGAGGAAGAGACTCTAAAATGTTACCTTCAGAAATTATTGGGTTAGTAGTTTATATCTTGAAATACCATCAAGATCTGCTCTGGTTGTATATGAATCCATTAGTTTTGCCATATTCAAAGATAAAATAGTTTTACCTCATATGAAATAATTTCAAGCAAGtgctatttaaaaagttatttttaggctgggcatggtggctcaacactttgggaggctgaggtaggcggatcacctgaggttgggagttccagaccagcctgagcaacatggagaaaccctgtctctactaaaaatacaaaattagcagaagttgtggtgagccgagatcatgccattatactccagcctaggcaacaagagcaaaactccagctcaaataaaataaaaataaaaaaaaaaaattttctgcaggagaaaaaagactggaaggaaatattacaaaaaactagAAATGGTTGCTTGTGAGAGATGGAATTATCGGTAGTTCTATTTGCTCctgctttatacttttttttttttttgagcctcacactgtcacccaggctggagtgcaatggtgcaatcttggctcactgcaacctccacctcccgggttcaagcagttttccttcctcagcctcctgagtggctgggattacaggtgcctgccaccatgcacggctaattttttttatttttatttttagtacagacagggttttactatgttggccaggctggtcttaaatgcctgacctcaagatctgcccacctcagcctcccaaagtgctgggattacgggtgtgagccactgtgccttttCTTGCGTTGTTAAAGTCTTCTGCAGTTAGCATGTATTACCTAATCATTTTTTAGTATTTACACTTAAATGTAAGAAAGAATTTAAGCCagttcaattttttctttttcccctaaacggagtttcactctgttgcccaggctggagtacagtggtgtgatctcagttcactgcaacctccacctcctgggttcaagcaattctcctgcctcagcctcctgaggagttaggattacaggcatctgccaccactccaggctaattttttttgtattttttatttagtagagatggggtttcaccatgttggccaggctagtctcgaactcctgaccttgtgagctgcccaccttggcctcccaaagtgctgggattacaggcatgagccactgtgccacgcccattttaatatttttaagggaGGGCTGCACATAGTGACCTTCTTTCAAAGAGTAGAGTATGGagagggggaatggggagggcaaCTCTACATGGAAGAAGACTGACAAGAACTACcccagccaggtgatcaaggttaGCATCACTAGTCATAAGTCATATTGATAGTAGGTCTTGGTACAATGTGATGAAAATGACAAGATCATTAAAACCAGGACAGATGAGGAACTGTCACAGCAACAAGGAGCCACAAGAGACATGATGACTAAAGGTAATGTTtcctggatgggatcctggaacacaaaagaaaaagggcATTAGATAAAAACTACGGAAAGTGGATGGGTTtgttaataataacaatgataatattGTAAAATGTGATAATAGGGGTGTATGGAAACTACcttcacaatttttctgtaaatctaaaactgttctaaaaaataaagttttaaaagttttattttaggatgggtgtggtggctcacaactgtaatcccagcgtgttgggaggctgaggcgggcagatcacttgaggtcaggagttcaagaccaccctggtcaacaaggtgaaaccccatctatacaaagaaatatgaaaattagccgagtgcgatagcaggcacctgtaatcccagctgcttaagaggctgaggctggaggatt
It contains:
- the FBXW4 gene encoding F-box/WD repeat-containing protein 4 isoform X15; translation: MVSPPPGAAAVAARVGLRVGPAPRPLMGSQGRSGPPGNGGAGEGEGGEARKLQEGRVARGKRRKGKGKGKASAGQGGRGSGAEGKPGPQTAKEAAGPRAEAGARAGPREEAEGGGSVEEGARGIRGDKESAGTGKEAQGKEYGKKEEWRVRARRREGARPGRAQGRGGQAWADIAGTGAAMAAAAGEEEEEEEEEAARESAARPAAGPALWRLPEELLLLICSYLDMRALGRLAQVCRWLRRFTSCDLLWRRIARASLNSGFTRLGTDLMTSVPVKERVKVSQNWRLGRCREGILLKWRCRNLKKKKILKKKIKLTCNSTTQSQMPWMQLEDDSLYISQANFILAYQFRPDGASLNRRPLGVFAGHDEDVCHFVLANSHIISAGGDGKIGIHKIHSTFTVKYSAHEQEVNCVDCKGGIIVSGSRDRTAKLFCDRDGLLRSLLTPENLGPQQEVLCLPPAAVETPGQQDGLTSQGCGHTLLASSSPGSRSIKQPCACVCV